In Candidatus Caldatribacterium sp., a genomic segment contains:
- a CDS encoding sugar phosphate isomerase/epimerase: MKKGINQWAFPAGTTFREIFELAKRFGFQGLELCPDEEGPFPLKPGKDVLHELRSLSQETGVAIRSLATGLFWKYNLASPEESRRRKAKDVVKALVDLAHELSVPSVLVIPGYVHVPWDPSSELVPYDDVXXXAFRKFFLMLKTPKLL, translated from the coding sequence ATGAAAAAAGGTATCAACCAGTGGGCTTTTCCTGCAGGTACGACATTCCGAGAGATTTTTGAGCTGGCCAAACGGTTCGGTTTCCAGGGTCTTGAACTCTGCCCGGATGAAGAAGGACCCTTCCCCTTAAAGCCTGGGAAGGACGTCTTGCACGAACTCCGCTCCCTCTCCCAGGAAACCGGAGTAGCCATCCGGAGCTTGGCTACCGGGCTTTTCTGGAAGTACAACCTTGCCTCTCCGGAGGAATCCCGACGAAGAAAGGCCAAAGACGTGGTGAAGGCACTCGTTGACCTTGCCCATGAACTCTCGGTACCTTCTGTCCTTGTCATCCCCGGATACGTCCACGTTCCCTGGGACCCCTCTTCGGAACTTGTTCCCTACGATGATGTNNNNNNNNNNGCATTCAGGAAGTTCTTCCTCATGCTCAAAACGCCCAAGTTACTTTAG
- a CDS encoding DUF998 domain-containing protein yields the protein MNPRLVRPLSLSGIVAAVFYFLHVYFGTRSYPNYSSMSQAVSDLTATDAPSFVVASRFSALYSMFSVLGCTSLCLIVVNQINKTFRLGIYLYAVMNWVSGIGYILFPLSSKGYQGTFQDVMHFYVITIVVVSLSLVSLTLIFVGGRKNKETKVIAILGFIVLLSMFLGSIGSGVAPKEYFGLFERFSVFSVVIYTALLSLFGYTYEGSRTSPA from the coding sequence ATGAATCCAAGGTTGGTTCGCCCACTCAGTCTCTCAGGCATCGTTGCAGCTGTGTTTTATTTCCTCCACGTATATTTCGGCACACGAAGCTACCCCAATTACAGTAGCATGAGCCAAGCAGTGAGCGATCTCACCGCAACGGATGCACCCTCCTTTGTTGTTGCTTCAAGGTTTTCAGCGCTCTATTCCATGTTTTCTGTTCTTGGCTGCACATCCCTTTGTCTCATAGTTGTAAACCAGATAAATAAGACTTTTAGACTTGGCATCTATCTCTACGCAGTTATGAACTGGGTATCCGGTATCGGTTACATCTTGTTTCCACTCAGCAGCAAAGGTTACCAGGGCACCTTTCAAGACGTAATGCATTTTTACGTCATAACAATTGTCGTGGTGTCCCTCTCCCTCGTTTCCTTGACATTAATATTCGTTGGCGGACGAAAGAACAAGGAAACGAAGGTAATAGCAATTTTGGGTTTCATTGTGCTGCTCTCAATGTTCTTGGGGTCAATCGGCAGTGGCGTTGCCCCCAAAGAGTACTTTGGCCTGTTCGAGCGCTTCAGTGTTTTCAGCGTTGTAATCTACACAGCGCTACTGAGTCTGTTTGGATATACCTATGAGGGTTCTCGGACGTCACCAGCGTAA
- a CDS encoding asparagine synthase, whose product MSALAGIRGYDESYHIVEKMLHPIAHRGGDVRRRVEGNGILMGMSLHEIEQSFTVSREGSTVVWDGMPPSEIDLRVLSHWPVPFVVAAIQDGDLFIARDLLGVKPLYFGKSGEALGFASEVKALLQFTSDVHEFPPGHFYTPRQGFQPFATIQTGNFLDDDEDTMVAELKNRLEQAIQRWLVTDTPGIWLSGGVDSSVIATLLRPRVTKLQSFVIGLPGATDLEYGQAVASILQTDHHAHTISLDDVLAVLPDVIYTLESFDALLVRSSVTHYLISKIASEYVEIIFTGEGGDELFAGYDYMKHYTLEQLPSILEQAVRSLHNTAFQRVDRCAGAHGLLPCFPFADRDVVEYALRIPPEYKLHRRSGRVIEKWILRRVVEQDLPETVLWRPKTKFWQGTGLQQLLSEYADSHVSDHDFERERRLSNGWVLASKEELMYYRIFKEFFGKVSNLDWMGRTQVPVVSGS is encoded by the coding sequence ATGTCAGCACTTGCCGGTATAAGGGGTTACGACGAATCGTACCACATTGTTGAGAAAATGCTTCACCCCATTGCGCACCGTGGTGGCGATGTACGCAGGCGGGTAGAAGGGAATGGCATACTCATGGGGATGTCGCTTCACGAGATCGAACAGTCCTTCACAGTCTCTCGTGAGGGAAGTACTGTGGTTTGGGATGGTATGCCACCCTCAGAAATAGACCTTCGGGTGCTCTCTCACTGGCCGGTTCCCTTTGTTGTTGCAGCCATCCAGGATGGTGACCTGTTCATCGCCCGTGATCTCCTGGGAGTGAAACCTCTCTACTTCGGGAAGTCAGGGGAAGCGCTGGGTTTTGCTTCGGAAGTGAAGGCGCTTCTTCAGTTCACCAGCGACGTGCACGAATTTCCACCGGGACATTTTTATACCCCGCGTCAGGGATTCCAACCTTTCGCCACCATTCAGACAGGGAATTTTCTTGACGACGACGAAGACACGATGGTAGCAGAGCTCAAAAATCGACTGGAACAGGCTATCCAGAGGTGGCTGGTGACGGATACGCCGGGAATATGGCTATCCGGCGGGGTGGATTCATCGGTCATTGCCACTTTGCTCAGACCAAGGGTTACAAAACTCCAGTCGTTCGTCATTGGTTTACCCGGTGCAACAGATCTGGAATATGGGCAGGCAGTAGCCAGCATCCTCCAGACCGACCACCATGCCCATACAATCTCCTTGGACGATGTGCTTGCCGTGCTGCCTGATGTGATTTACACGCTGGAGTCTTTTGATGCTCTTCTGGTTCGTTCTTCGGTGACGCATTACCTGATTTCCAAGATTGCATCAGAATACGTAGAAATCATCTTTACCGGTGAAGGAGGTGATGAGCTGTTCGCCGGCTATGATTACATGAAGCATTACACTCTCGAGCAACTCCCTTCCATCCTGGAACAGGCGGTGAGGAGTTTGCATAACACCGCCTTTCAGCGTGTGGATCGTTGTGCCGGTGCCCATGGACTTCTTCCGTGCTTCCCCTTTGCCGATAGAGATGTGGTTGAGTATGCACTTCGTATCCCGCCCGAGTACAAACTGCATCGGCGGTCAGGTAGAGTGATCGAGAAGTGGATCCTGCGCCGGGTGGTGGAACAGGATCTGCCCGAGACGGTGCTCTGGCGTCCCAAGACCAAGTTCTGGCAGGGAACCGGGTTACAGCAGTTATTGAGCGAGTATGCAGATTCGCACGTCTCAGACCATGACTTCGAACGGGAGCGGCGCCTGTCAAATGGCTGGGTATTGGCGTCCAAGGAAGAACTTATGTACTATCGCATCTTCAAGGAATTCTTCGGCAAGGTGTCTAATCTCGATTGGATGGGACGAACGCAAGTTCCCGTGGTCTCTGGAAGTTGA
- a CDS encoding ROK family transcriptional regulator, with product MAPTYQKRVREENLKKVLRFIHRVGRTSRLTIAREFHLSPATVTSLVAELKRRGLVCENGFGESIGGRKPAILEFNTEWAWVVAAKIGAKRVRVGLANLKGELKSKIIEPIASLRFEDVVGQIIRMVHSLFESTPHPQILGMGVCCPGVIDREKGEVIKAVNLGWQNVPLQKLLAEHFQWPVFVEDGADAGALGEKWFGNGRDVKNLIYVVLGNGIGAGVILNGELYTGHQYVAGEFGHASIDFSGPLCPCGNRGCLELYASAPAIVRRVKEAIERGERTIIPSLVEARGELSGEIITEAAHLGDALALRVFRETGELLGQAIGNLVSVFDPEMVIIGGGLSLAHPVFFETIAETVKHQSLFLHRKPVAVQRAFFGGDSELVGAAALTVERIFGARVPTAEKEGEQ from the coding sequence ATGGCGCCCACCTACCAGAAGCGGGTACGGGAGGAAAATCTCAAAAAGGTCCTCCGGTTCATCCACCGGGTGGGGAGAACGAGCCGTCTAACCATTGCTCGAGAGTTCCACCTGAGTCCTGCTACAGTTACAAGTCTTGTTGCCGAACTCAAAAGACGAGGTCTTGTGTGCGAGAATGGCTTCGGCGAATCCATAGGAGGAAGGAAGCCGGCTATTCTTGAGTTCAACACCGAATGGGCCTGGGTAGTGGCAGCTAAAATCGGAGCCAAAAGAGTCCGGGTGGGCCTTGCAAACCTCAAGGGTGAACTGAAGAGTAAAATCATTGAGCCCATCGCATCGCTGCGTTTTGAGGACGTAGTAGGGCAAATCATCCGTATGGTGCACTCACTCTTTGAATCTACACCGCATCCACAGATTCTGGGCATGGGGGTCTGCTGTCCAGGAGTCATTGACCGGGAAAAGGGGGAAGTCATCAAAGCGGTGAATTTGGGCTGGCAGAATGTTCCCCTGCAGAAGCTCCTTGCCGAGCACTTCCAGTGGCCCGTTTTTGTAGAAGATGGTGCTGATGCCGGTGCCCTGGGAGAGAAATGGTTTGGAAACGGCAGGGACGTTAAAAACCTCATCTATGTGGTCCTGGGAAACGGTATCGGTGCAGGCGTCATCCTCAATGGAGAACTCTACACCGGACACCAGTACGTGGCGGGGGAATTTGGACATGCAAGCATCGATTTCTCCGGTCCTCTGTGCCCCTGTGGGAACCGGGGATGCCTTGAGCTCTACGCTTCGGCTCCGGCGATTGTCCGAAGGGTTAAAGAAGCTATTGAGAGAGGAGAAAGAACCATTATCCCAAGCCTTGTGGAGGCTCGAGGTGAGCTCTCGGGCGAAATCATCACTGAAGCAGCGCACCTTGGGGATGCCTTGGCCCTCCGCGTTTTTCGGGAAACTGGGGAGCTCCTCGGCCAGGCCATAGGGAATCTCGTGAGCGTTTTCGATCCGGAGATGGTCATCATCGGGGGAGGTCTTTCCCTTGCGCATCCGGTGTTCTTTGAGACCATCGCCGAAACCGTAAAGCACCAGTCCCTTTTCCTCCATCGCAAGCCCGTTGCAGTTCAGCGAGCCTTCTTCGGAGGGGATTCGGAACTCGTGGGAGCAGCGGCGCTCACTGTGGAACGGATTTTCGGTGCTCGTGTCCCAACTGCCGAAAAGGAGGGAGAGCAATGA
- a CDS encoding flavodoxin domain-containing protein: MSEPVLLVYATRYGSTKEVAEVVAATLREQGFEVDLQPMRKAQTLEGYCAVVLGAPLYIGRLHKDARRFLMQHRGVLSKRPVAIFALGPIRNDEQEWQEACAQLKREIAKFSWLTPVALEMFGGKYDPTTLHFPDSLLASLPASPLHNQPASDARDWTAIRTWASNLIVALQPTLASRNKGEQNHL; the protein is encoded by the coding sequence ATGTCAGAACCCGTTCTTTTGGTGTATGCAACGCGTTACGGCTCAACCAAAGAAGTGGCCGAGGTAGTTGCAGCAACACTGCGTGAACAGGGGTTTGAAGTAGACCTTCAGCCCATGCGGAAAGCGCAGACACTCGAAGGGTATTGTGCTGTTGTGCTCGGAGCACCGCTCTATATCGGCAGGCTGCACAAGGACGCGCGACGTTTCTTGATGCAGCATCGTGGAGTCCTATCAAAACGGCCCGTTGCCATCTTTGCTCTTGGGCCTATCCGCAATGATGAGCAAGAGTGGCAGGAAGCTTGTGCCCAGCTCAAGAGGGAGATCGCAAAGTTTTCCTGGCTTACGCCAGTTGCTCTTGAAATGTTTGGCGGCAAATACGATCCCACGACGTTACACTTTCCCGATAGCTTACTCGCCAGCTTGCCCGCCAGCCCTCTCCACAACCAGCCAGCCAGCGACGCGCGAGATTGGACTGCAATCCGTACCTGGGCAAGCAACCTGATCGTCGCCCTTCAACCTACCCTGGCATCAAGGAACAAAGGCGAGCAGAACCATCTTTAG